The genomic region ATGAACTCCGATTTCCCGCACGCCGGACGGCCGATGACTATAAGGTTATCGAACTTTTTCATATAATTTTTCCCTTCTTTTGTAAGGAGGGGAAAGGGGGAGGTGGATATCTACCTCCGCCTAACCTCCCCTTACAAAGGGAAGGGAATCATTTATCGTACAATTCCCATAATTTATTCAATGCATTGCCATATCTAGGCTCAAGAACCTTCGGATCGACGCTTTCGGGTTCGTTGTTCATCGTGACGAACGGTATCTTTACATTATGGAAGGTGATGTAGCCGTTTTGTTCGTTGTGCGTGATGTCGAGCCAATCGTGCTCACCGTAAAAATGGCCGAACGTCTCTTTCGGGACCATGTGTGCGAGGATGGAGTGCTTCTGTTTTTCCTGATAGCGAGCAACGTTTCGTCTCCACGATTCGTCGCGGGTGGTGAGGACAAAAAGTATGGCGCTCTTCTTCAAGACCTCTGGCTTTAGGGCAGTGAGGGCATTCTTGTAGGCGTCCTTTCTTCCGCGGGCGAACTCTATGAAAAGGGTGTGGTCCTTATAGAACTCGGGATTCGGGAGATAGCTCTTGGTTATGGCTTCGTTGAACTTATGCATGCAGAACATCAGGAGCCTTTCGGCATCCGGCGTCATTCCGGGGTTTCCCGGCATATATTCTTTGGAGTAGAGCCTTTTTTCGCCTATCTTCTCCCAGATATCGTCTTCCATGAACTTTTCCCAGATCCAGAGGAAGTCGTCTACCTCGGCGAACTTGCCGATGTGGAACTTGCCAGCGCGTTCGGCGTCGGCGGCCTTTTTCATGAAGTCGATGAACTCAGACTTGCCGCTTGCAGGGCGCCCTAAGATGAATAGGTGTTGAAATATGTTCTTCATGGTATTAAAGTGGCTAACATGACACCTCTGACAGATAAAGAGAAAAATCTTCTTTTGGCGCTGGCGCGTTCGACCATTGAGGCAAAGGTGGAAGGCAGACCTCTTCCGGCGCCTCCAAAGGCTGAAGGGGTGCTTGCGTCAGAGTGTGGCGCGTTCGTGACGATACATAAAAAGGGGCGCCTGCGCGGATGTATAGGCAATATGATAGGAGAGGGGCCTCTGGTGCGCACGATACAGGAGATGGCCGTTGCATCGGCTACGGAAGATCCCAGATTCAATGGGGTGAAGCCCGAAGAATTAAAGGACCTCGATATTGAAATTTCGGTGTTGTCGCCGATGAAGAAGGTAATTGACGTGAACGAGATAGAAGTGGGAAAACACGGTATAATAATGAGGCAGGGATGGCGAAGCGGGGTTCTGCTTCCACAGGTCGCGACCGAACAAGGGTGGGAGAGAGAAGAATTCCTTGTGAATACGTGTTATAAAGCAGGGCTACCGCCTGATGCGTGGAAGGATCCGAAGACGGTGATCGAGATATTCTCGGCAGAAGTATTCGGAGACTGACCGAGCCCTTCGACATTGCTCAGGAGACGCTTGTCGCAGGAAAGCCGCCTACTGCTAATAAAAGTTGCGGAACCACATCGAGTGCTCATCTTCGTCATCTTTGTGAGGTTCCGGTATCCTTTCCTCGAACCTTATCCATGAACAATGGAGGACCTTGGAAAGTAAACCTTTAGACCCTTTTTTCTTCTTTTCCTGTTTCTCTTGTAGTCTCTTTTTCATTTTGACCACCTCCCGCTCTGACTAGAGAGCAAGATGCGTGCCGAAAGCGTGAAACGTGAAACGTGAAACGTGAAGCGTAAAAAGATAATATTATCGGATGGTTATAGATCTTAGACTTATATGACATTGTGGATCTGTCAAATAATCGACACCAAAATGATAAAAGCGTCAAAATTCTAGCAGATGGCCTTTTCTATGCGACGAAGGCCTTCCTCGATATTTTCCATCGAGGTGGCGAATGAAAGACGGATGAAACCGTCAAGTCCGAATGAATTGCCGGGGACGGTTGCGATGTGGGTGGTCATTAATAGATATTCAGAGACATCGGAAGAAGTAGATATCTTTTTGCCGCCAAGCGTCTTGCCGTAAAGCGGCCTAATATCAGGGAATGCGTAAAAAGAGCCTTCCGGTTTTTTGCAG from Deltaproteobacteria bacterium CG11_big_fil_rev_8_21_14_0_20_49_13 harbors:
- a CDS encoding AMMECR1 domain-containing protein, coding for MTPLTDKEKNLLLALARSTIEAKVEGRPLPAPPKAEGVLASECGAFVTIHKKGRLRGCIGNMIGEGPLVRTIQEMAVASATEDPRFNGVKPEELKDLDIEISVLSPMKKVIDVNEIEVGKHGIIMRQGWRSGVLLPQVATEQGWEREEFLVNTCYKAGLPPDAWKDPKTVIEIFSAEVFGD